The following proteins come from a genomic window of Leptospira dzoumogneensis:
- a CDS encoding pyridoxal phosphate-dependent aminotransferase, with product MGQDFLFSEFGARFRNQTGIGQLMEDLGNLSPGTSMLGGGSPALIPEVEEVWRKILNKFSESGAWDSILGKYETPTGKEETLETLASLLSSETGTPISKDRIAITSGSQNAFYLLLNFYSGRFEDGSFKKIFLPVLPEYIGYLDQPINPDSFSYSLGKEVATSEDGFRYELDPSSFDNIKEDLGCVVLSRPTNPTGRVAKREELEQILKFAKNKKIPFLLDNAYGFPFPGIIFSDEKLFHSEGMVQSFSFSKIGLPGVRTGFVLGDPEIIKALNKANAVLNLAGGNLGQYIALEFVRSGEWLKLSRDIVKPYYLKKRELAISSIRREWKGKLKYRIHESEGAFFLWVQFAGLRKKISEIYPLLKEKGVIIVPGKYFYPVTRNRDSYGEDSIRMSFAREDSEIQEGIRKIGEILGTYTD from the coding sequence ATGGGCCAAGATTTCCTTTTTTCTGAATTCGGTGCCAGATTCCGTAACCAAACAGGGATCGGCCAATTGATGGAGGACCTGGGCAATCTTTCTCCGGGGACCTCCATGTTGGGCGGCGGAAGCCCAGCCTTAATCCCTGAAGTAGAAGAAGTTTGGAGAAAGATCTTAAACAAATTCTCAGAATCCGGGGCCTGGGATTCTATTTTGGGAAAGTATGAAACTCCCACAGGAAAAGAGGAAACATTAGAAACACTTGCCTCCTTATTAAGTTCCGAAACCGGAACCCCAATCTCTAAGGACCGGATCGCGATCACTAGCGGTTCTCAAAACGCGTTTTATCTTTTGCTAAATTTTTATTCAGGAAGATTCGAGGACGGCTCTTTTAAAAAAATCTTCTTACCCGTTTTACCTGAATACATAGGCTACTTGGACCAGCCTATTAATCCTGACTCTTTCTCTTATTCTTTAGGCAAAGAAGTCGCCACTTCGGAAGACGGATTTCGTTATGAGTTGGACCCTTCTTCTTTTGATAATATAAAAGAGGATCTTGGATGTGTGGTATTGTCCCGTCCTACAAATCCAACCGGAAGAGTTGCGAAGAGGGAAGAATTAGAACAGATCCTTAAGTTTGCGAAAAACAAAAAGATCCCGTTCTTATTGGATAACGCATATGGGTTTCCTTTTCCAGGGATCATTTTTTCGGATGAGAAACTTTTTCATTCGGAAGGAATGGTCCAAAGTTTCAGTTTTTCTAAAATAGGCCTGCCTGGTGTCAGGACCGGTTTCGTTTTAGGAGATCCTGAAATTATAAAAGCATTAAATAAAGCGAATGCAGTTCTGAACTTGGCAGGAGGAAATCTGGGCCAATACATAGCTTTGGAATTTGTGAGATCCGGAGAATGGCTTAAACTCTCTCGAGACATAGTAAAACCGTATTACCTCAAAAAAAGGGAACTTGCAATTTCTTCTATCCGAAGAGAATGGAAGGGAAAGTTAAAGTATAGGATCCACGAAAGTGAGGGTGCCTTTTTTCTTTGGGTCCAATTCGCGGGACTTCGCAAAAAAATTTCCGAAATATATCCCCTATTGAAAGAAAAAGGGGTCATTATCGTACCAGGCAAATATTTCTATCCTGTTACGCGTAACCGAGATAGTTACGGTGAGGATTCCATCCGCATGAGTTTTGCCAGAGAAGATTCGGAAATCCAAGAAGGAATACGAAAAATAGGCGAAATTCTAGGTACTTATACGGATTGA
- a CDS encoding adenylate/guanylate cyclase domain-containing protein, with translation MQTIDSIDYNDMLDPNTLDLQTYLEKYPWDEKWTSLAEPIEKLWKFDLEVSPEEVWPWLIDTSSFNKRIDIPEMKFQEINGRLFGKSKNAGIPAEWEEVPWEWEYCKQLNNARIYSKGFAYYVRVRYLVYPLEEGSTRLFVYFGWIPKGWLGKTLLKFGMIQLEKAYAKGLKGVVEDVIKTRSYSWLGPSALSIIKESKSEKNPVFPARMQQIRVGYIREGQPRELVDRVLNYILDADESDLYRIRIKSLSKAWKIPEKELLLVFLHGCRLGLFTMSWDVVCPHCRGVRTEAQHLGDLPTRDTCEVCEIQFEANQLNSIEITFHVHPSIREVQKRMFCAAEPATKSHIRFQKYLDSGETYNSKLLLSPGVYRLRVNGEKNYSLLEIKEEVPNETLVWKTDETPEQIEIADHPKLILENLSSSRKGFVIEERKEDQDCLRPTDLFNFQDFRDLFSQEALSTDLQLDIGVQTILFTDIVGSTKFYYNKGDSGAFSEVRYHFVEVYKVVREFQGAVVKTIGDAVMAAFPSPSAAVEASVRLQEFFSEENTETPIRIRISLHTGPCLAVNLNSNIDYFGNTVNFAAKLQAIADGGEVVFSETVFREKQLRQLMTEKGWKVKRVKFHQSWINEETQAYKLVFSGLTSTEETK, from the coding sequence ATGCAAACGATCGATTCCATCGACTACAATGATATGTTGGATCCGAATACCTTGGACCTTCAGACCTACTTGGAAAAATATCCTTGGGACGAAAAATGGACCTCTTTGGCGGAGCCCATCGAAAAGCTTTGGAAATTCGATCTGGAAGTTTCTCCTGAAGAAGTATGGCCTTGGCTGATAGACACTTCTTCTTTTAATAAAAGGATAGATATTCCTGAAATGAAATTTCAGGAGATCAACGGCCGACTTTTCGGTAAGTCCAAAAACGCAGGTATCCCTGCCGAATGGGAAGAAGTTCCCTGGGAGTGGGAATACTGCAAACAACTCAATAACGCACGCATTTATTCCAAAGGATTCGCTTACTATGTAAGAGTCCGATATCTTGTTTATCCGCTGGAAGAAGGTTCCACAAGACTATTCGTGTACTTCGGCTGGATCCCTAAAGGTTGGCTCGGAAAAACTCTTTTAAAGTTCGGAATGATCCAACTCGAAAAAGCCTACGCCAAAGGTTTAAAAGGTGTAGTAGAAGACGTAATCAAAACAAGATCTTATAGTTGGCTAGGGCCGAGTGCGTTAAGTATAATCAAAGAATCCAAATCGGAAAAAAATCCGGTCTTTCCCGCCAGAATGCAGCAGATACGAGTCGGATATATTCGAGAAGGACAACCTAGGGAACTAGTTGATAGAGTTTTAAATTATATTTTAGACGCCGACGAATCCGATCTTTATCGGATCAGGATCAAATCATTATCCAAAGCTTGGAAGATCCCCGAAAAAGAACTACTGCTCGTATTTTTACACGGATGCAGATTGGGTTTATTTACAATGAGCTGGGATGTGGTGTGTCCGCATTGTAGAGGAGTCAGAACAGAAGCACAACATTTAGGAGATCTTCCTACAAGAGATACCTGCGAAGTTTGTGAGATACAATTCGAAGCTAACCAATTGAATTCTATAGAGATCACTTTTCATGTTCATCCTTCTATCAGAGAAGTGCAAAAAAGAATGTTCTGCGCGGCGGAACCGGCGACCAAAAGCCATATCAGATTCCAAAAATATTTGGATTCCGGAGAAACATATAATTCAAAACTTCTACTTTCTCCAGGAGTTTACAGACTTAGAGTGAACGGAGAAAAAAATTATTCTTTATTAGAGATCAAAGAAGAAGTCCCGAATGAAACCTTAGTTTGGAAAACAGACGAGACCCCGGAACAAATAGAGATCGCAGACCATCCTAAACTAATCTTGGAAAATCTTTCTTCTTCCAGAAAAGGTTTTGTGATCGAAGAAAGAAAAGAAGACCAAGATTGCCTCAGACCTACCGATCTATTCAATTTCCAAGACTTTAGAGATCTATTCTCCCAAGAGGCTCTTTCCACGGATCTGCAATTGGATATCGGAGTGCAGACTATCTTGTTCACGGATATTGTGGGCTCCACAAAATTCTATTATAATAAGGGAGACTCCGGCGCATTCTCCGAAGTCAGATACCACTTTGTCGAAGTTTATAAAGTAGTGAGAGAATTCCAAGGAGCAGTTGTCAAAACGATAGGAGACGCTGTGATGGCAGCCTTTCCTTCTCCCAGTGCTGCTGTAGAAGCTTCCGTAAGACTCCAAGAATTTTTCTCGGAAGAAAACACTGAGACTCCAATCCGAATTCGAATCAGTTTACACACAGGGCCTTGTTTGGCTGTGAACCTAAATAGTAATATAGATTATTTCGGGAACACGGTAAACTTTGCAGCAAAGTTACAAGCGATCGCAGACGGAGGAGAAGTGGTATTCTCAGAAACGGTCTTTAGAGAAAAACAGCTCCGCCAATTGATGACAGAAAAAGGTTGGAAAGTAAAAAGAGTGAAATTCCACCAAAGCTGGATCAATGAGGAAACCCAAGCTTATAAATTGGTGTTTAGCGGTTTAACTTCGACGGAAGAAACTAAATAA
- a CDS encoding transmembrane 220 family protein, translated as MIFKIVSFLLAAYFIFAGAVQYNDPDPLHWMLLYFTSSLACILAALDKDKLPLLYAVIGMAGIEIAATVDGFFDWLRTGNENLITAKMTDEKPYIELGREFLGALISIVVITWLWYRKRPKNSK; from the coding sequence ATGATCTTTAAAATAGTCTCTTTTCTTTTAGCCGCTTATTTCATTTTCGCAGGTGCGGTTCAGTATAATGATCCCGACCCGCTGCATTGGATGTTATTATATTTCACTTCTTCCTTAGCTTGTATACTCGCAGCTCTTGATAAGGACAAACTTCCTTTATTGTATGCGGTCATCGGTATGGCTGGAATTGAGATCGCAGCTACGGTTGACGGGTTCTTCGATTGGCTACGAACAGGAAATGAAAATCTGATCACTGCAAAGATGACCGATGAAAAACCGTATATAGAATTAGGAAGAGAGTTTTTAGGAGCGTTGATCAGTATCGTAGTCATTACCTGGCTTTGGTATAGAAAACGTCCTAAAAATTCTAAGTAG
- a CDS encoding patatin-like phospholipase family protein has translation MSSLPKFTQKKKGKALIIEGGGMRGSFAGGVLSSMAPTYPPSKFDLIVAVSSGSCSSAYYVTEPNPSSEDIERALDIWRKELAGNHLISLWNLFRGKRILDQDYLIDHIFQEKVPIKVEVLKQKKTVPFYIVVSNFRTLQPEYIRATSQNLFPLLRAATSLPIATKGYGLLENSKYTDGGVLDPIPVEAVLSAGYKDITVILTKPMDFRLTPTSPLLGSLAFPKFPEMGKAFIEQRFNRYNRAMEILNNPPKGIRFEIIAPEKTLPAGRMTTNANLLTENVRLGIELGKKVFTK, from the coding sequence ATGTCATCTCTTCCAAAATTTACCCAAAAGAAAAAAGGAAAAGCCCTTATCATAGAAGGTGGAGGAATGAGAGGTTCCTTTGCTGGGGGAGTACTTTCTTCAATGGCTCCTACTTACCCTCCTAGTAAATTCGATCTGATCGTTGCAGTCTCTTCCGGTTCTTGTTCTTCCGCATATTATGTTACGGAACCGAACCCTTCTTCCGAAGATATAGAAAGAGCACTTGATATTTGGAGAAAAGAATTAGCAGGAAATCATCTCATCTCTTTGTGGAATCTTTTTAGAGGCAAAAGAATATTAGACCAAGATTATCTAATAGATCATATTTTCCAAGAGAAGGTACCGATCAAAGTAGAGGTATTGAAACAAAAGAAGACCGTACCCTTCTATATTGTGGTCAGTAATTTTAGAACCTTACAGCCTGAATACATAAGAGCCACTTCTCAAAACCTTTTTCCTCTATTAAGAGCCGCGACTTCTTTGCCAATCGCAACCAAAGGATATGGCCTATTGGAAAACTCAAAGTATACGGACGGCGGGGTCTTAGATCCTATTCCGGTAGAAGCTGTATTATCCGCAGGTTATAAAGATATTACGGTCATTCTTACAAAACCTATGGATTTTAGATTAACTCCTACAAGTCCTTTGCTGGGAAGTTTGGCATTTCCTAAATTTCCGGAAATGGGAAAGGCATTTATAGAACAAAGATTTAATCGTTATAACCGGGCTATGGAAATACTGAACAATCCGCCTAAAGGGATCCGTTTCGAAATTATAGCCCCCGAAAAAACACTCCCTGCGGGAAGAATGACCACAAATGCAAACCTGCTAACCGAAAATGTTCGTTTAGGAATAGAGCTCGGAAAAAAGGTTTTTACTAAGTAA
- a CDS encoding alpha/beta hydrolase, with product MKRILLWSILTILLLISIFMSFGIWSASNQLLFPVWRDNQEFSACSPETEEHWGPSCGNLRNSNEFRFEELKIKSINGFDLPAWKIGTLKNGKGKPKGAVLLVHGGGSDKREMTKHIRFFLKRGLDVFSFDFGCHGEAGCAIPGLSYGYRESKDVLSVYRYLSERYDRIYALGSSVGASSILISLPEMQKLSAVIAENPMYNFERLILEFPGTSKDIPALFSYLLIRLTQFRGKFESIPSPASSLENVNSAPILFIHSKEDRVVPFQQSQDLANIYKGPKELWLLEKGDHGSARKIDPGEYERRLNAFLDRLK from the coding sequence ATGAAACGTATCTTATTATGGTCCATCCTGACCATTCTACTACTCATCTCAATATTTATGAGCTTTGGGATTTGGTCCGCAAGCAATCAGTTATTATTTCCTGTTTGGAGAGATAACCAGGAATTCTCCGCGTGCAGCCCTGAAACGGAAGAACATTGGGGGCCATCCTGTGGAAATTTAAGAAATTCTAATGAATTCCGATTCGAAGAACTCAAGATAAAATCTATAAACGGATTCGATCTTCCTGCTTGGAAAATCGGCACACTCAAAAATGGAAAAGGAAAACCAAAAGGTGCCGTCCTTTTAGTACACGGAGGAGGAAGTGACAAGAGGGAAATGACAAAACATATCCGCTTCTTTTTGAAAAGAGGATTGGATGTTTTTAGTTTTGATTTCGGTTGTCATGGAGAAGCAGGCTGCGCGATCCCAGGACTCAGCTACGGTTATAGAGAATCCAAAGACGTGCTGTCTGTTTATCGGTATCTTTCAGAAAGATACGACCGGATCTACGCATTGGGAAGTTCCGTAGGAGCTTCTTCCATTCTGATCTCTTTGCCTGAGATGCAAAAACTATCTGCGGTAATCGCCGAAAATCCAATGTATAATTTTGAAAGATTGATCTTAGAATTTCCCGGAACCTCAAAAGATATTCCAGCTTTGTTTTCTTATCTTCTGATCCGACTCACTCAATTCAGAGGTAAATTCGAATCTATTCCAAGCCCCGCGAGTTCTTTAGAGAACGTCAATTCCGCTCCGATCTTATTCATTCATAGCAAAGAAGACCGGGTAGTTCCTTTTCAACAAAGCCAGGACTTAGCCAATATTTATAAAGGACCGAAAGAACTTTGGCTTTTGGAAAAAGGAGACCATGGTTCCGCTCGGAAGATAGATCCGGGTGAATATGAGAGAAGGTTGAATGCCTTTTTGGATCGTTTAAAATGA
- a CDS encoding MBL fold metallo-hydrolase: MKIFILLASVLLFYCGTSSAPKIKNPGSRLPPSELQDGLYAVLVGKSVYPNRLTNSDKQDGESEIAFLFYLIKLEKRYILIDTGTSSISTPEITAHNWISPDKILGGAGIKPGMIGEIILTHFHSDHSGGISLFPNAKVYITPEDWDSLKKSNRSAGSKFAAKERSGKIQFINSSLEVFKNFRILLTRGHTQGSVAVEWLVSPGRKFLITGDECYWVEFCKQGQSLSSEGTFSLSNNKEFLDYVSVLSGNGTKILTMHDPAVLSFGEEIFPRIYKLD, encoded by the coding sequence TTGAAAATTTTCATTCTACTTGCCTCGGTTTTATTGTTCTATTGCGGGACTTCTTCTGCCCCAAAAATTAAAAATCCAGGTTCCAGGTTACCTCCCAGCGAATTGCAGGATGGATTATATGCGGTCCTAGTCGGAAAATCAGTTTATCCAAATCGTCTTACAAATTCGGACAAACAGGATGGGGAATCCGAAATCGCATTTTTATTCTATCTGATAAAATTAGAAAAACGTTATATTTTGATCGATACCGGGACTTCTTCCATATCGACACCTGAGATCACTGCACATAATTGGATCTCTCCTGATAAAATTTTAGGCGGAGCTGGGATCAAACCTGGAATGATAGGAGAGATCATTCTCACTCATTTTCATTCTGATCATTCAGGGGGTATAAGTCTTTTTCCGAATGCAAAAGTTTATATTACACCGGAAGACTGGGATTCTCTTAAAAAATCGAACCGATCTGCAGGCAGTAAATTCGCGGCTAAAGAGAGATCGGGAAAAATCCAATTCATAAATTCAAGTTTAGAAGTTTTTAAGAATTTTAGGATCTTATTAACTAGAGGACATACCCAAGGTTCAGTTGCCGTAGAATGGTTGGTCTCTCCAGGTAGAAAATTCCTGATCACAGGAGATGAATGTTATTGGGTAGAATTTTGCAAACAAGGACAAAGTCTTTCTTCGGAGGGGACCTTCTCCCTTTCCAATAATAAAGAATTTTTAGACTATGTTTCCGTTCTGTCTGGCAACGGGACTAAAATTTTAACAATGCATGATCCTGCCGTTTTATCTTTTGGAGAAGAGATATTTCCGAGGATCTATAAATTAGATTAA